The stretch of DNA GGCGCTTCATCAGCATTCGACGATTGGCCAGCCCGGTCAGGTCGTCGGTGTCCGAGAGCCGGCGCAGGCGCTCCTCCTCGGCCATCTGCTCACTGATGTCGATCATCAGGCCGACCCAGAGGGTGCCGCCGTCGACCCGGCGAGGCTGGGCGCGCAGGGCGATCCAGCACGTCTCGTCATCGGCCAGGCGCAGCCGGAAGGTGGTGGCGAGGGGGGTGGCCGAACGCGCCGAACGCTCGATGGCGGCCATCAGCCGCGGGTAGTCCGGCTCGGCCAGGCGCTCGAGGGCCGGCAGGGCATCGCGCGCCAGGTCGTGCCGATCGATGCCGGTCAGCCGAGTGCCGCTCCCGGCCAGGTAGGGAAAGTGCATGTGGCCGTCCGGTGCGCGATGCAACTGGAAGATCACGCCAGGCAACTGCTCGGTCAGATCGAGGATCCACCGTGATTGCGGCATTTCCCCGCCCGCCAGGACATCGTTGGAGGGCATGCGGGTGTCCTTGGTATCCCTGCTGCGTACAGGTCGTGTCATTTTC from Halomonas aestuarii encodes:
- a CDS encoding GGDEF domain-containing protein, with the protein product MPSNDVLAGGEMPQSRWILDLTEQLPGVIFQLHRAPDGHMHFPYLAGSGTRLTGIDRHDLARDALPALERLAEPDYPRLMAAIERSARSATPLATTFRLRLADDETCWIALRAQPRRVDGGTLWVGLMIDISEQMAEEERLRRLSDTDDLTGLANRRMLMKRLDEEISLSNRHGLPLSLMMLDLDHFKAINDTWGHLQGDQVLRDLAGLCQQSLREEDLVARLGGEEFAMLLPLTPERHCRQLAERLCQSISAHDFGFGPGHVTVSIGITEHRIGDARDILIQRADDSLYAAKHGGRNRVMASD